The stretch of DNA GTCGTTCCGCCCCAGCAAAGGCATTCTCAGCAGTGAAATGGAAGAAGAAATCTCAGTATTCAGCAAACTGCTGAGGGACATCTCAAATTCCAGCGGAATGAAGAAAAGAGATGTCGTGGCAAGAATCAACAAGATTCAGGAAAAAGTAGGAGTGGATGTGGAAGTAGCCGCGCTCCTGATGGCAAGAGACAGCGGGTTAGATCCAAACCAGTATTTTGAAGAGGTTTGGAAAGAAGTTTGTGAAAAGTAATTTCATCCTTTTTTGATCAGATCTCCGAGAGTCAGGGTTTTACCGCCTGACGCTGATGAAGACGAAGCTATCGAAGACACTTTTTCCGTCAGTTTTATGCCCAGCTCCTTTTCCAGTTTTTTAACCAGACTGTCGCTTGGCAGCATGTCACCGTTTTCAACTTTCGCGATGATCGTTGCCTTC from Candidatus Methanomassiliicoccus intestinalis Issoire-Mx1 encodes:
- a CDS encoding DUF2240 family protein; its protein translation is MDDLETCVAAVFKRKGKNVVTETEFVFAVSLDYRWFTPKEAQELLDLAIKKGLIIRSEDFLKPAFDPKDQDIPMSFRPSKGILSSEMEEEISVFSKLLRDISNSSGMKKRDVVARINKIQEKVGVDVEVAALLMARDSGLDPNQYFEEVWKEVCEK